The following are from one region of the Geothermobacter ehrlichii genome:
- a CDS encoding protein-glutamate methylesterase/protein-glutamine glutaminase, whose product MMTKRVRVLVVDDSALVRQAISHGLNQDPSIEVVGQAVDAFMARDLIVRLRPDVVTLDVEMPRMNGVEFLRRLMPQYPLPVIMVSSQTRAGCRVTIEALEAGAVDFVTKPSGMGIGLEQMLVELREKVKIAAAVDVSHWRKRRDVLPRIVKRKPMTLNRTGDLLVAIGASTGGTEATRKILSQLPEGFPGIVITQHMPPGFTSMYAESLDRSCPLKVREAHNGDRVAPGQVLLAPGGKHMRVVRRNGGGWEVVCREGELVSGHCPSVDVLFESVARAARAKAIGVILTGMGQDGADGLLAMARAGARTIGQDRQSCVVYGMPKVAHEKGAVQKLVPLANIPEVLVRLVAEGDHG is encoded by the coding sequence ATGATGACGAAAAGGGTGCGCGTACTTGTCGTCGACGATTCGGCCCTGGTGCGGCAGGCGATCAGCCATGGGCTGAACCAGGACCCGTCCATCGAGGTGGTCGGACAGGCTGTCGATGCCTTCATGGCCCGGGATCTGATTGTCAGACTGCGGCCGGATGTTGTGACCCTGGATGTCGAAATGCCGCGCATGAACGGGGTCGAATTCCTGCGCCGGCTGATGCCGCAATATCCCTTGCCCGTCATCATGGTCAGTTCGCAGACACGGGCCGGTTGCCGGGTGACCATCGAGGCGCTTGAGGCCGGCGCGGTCGATTTTGTCACCAAGCCTTCCGGCATGGGGATCGGCCTCGAGCAGATGCTGGTAGAGTTGCGGGAAAAGGTCAAGATCGCCGCGGCCGTCGATGTCAGCCACTGGCGGAAGAGAAGGGACGTTCTGCCGCGGATAGTGAAACGCAAACCCATGACGCTGAACAGGACGGGAGATCTGCTGGTTGCCATCGGCGCCTCGACGGGAGGAACAGAAGCCACCCGGAAGATTCTGTCGCAGCTGCCCGAGGGGTTTCCGGGAATTGTCATCACCCAGCACATGCCGCCCGGGTTTACCTCCATGTATGCCGAGTCCCTGGATCGGTCCTGCCCACTGAAGGTCCGGGAAGCGCACAACGGCGACCGCGTTGCTCCGGGGCAGGTACTGCTGGCACCGGGCGGCAAGCACATGCGCGTGGTCAGGCGGAACGGTGGCGGCTGGGAAGTCGTTTGCCGCGAAGGAGAGCTGGTCAGCGGCCACTGTCCGTCGGTCGATGTCCTGTTCGAGTCGGTTGCCAGGGCGGCGAGAGCGAAGGCCATCGGTGTCATTCTCACCGGCATGGGACAGGACGGAGCCGACGGCCTGCTCGCCATGGCCCGGGCCGGGGCCCGAACCATCGGCCAGGACAGGCAGAGCTGCGTTGTCTACGGAATGCCGAAAGTCGCCCATGAAAAGGGTGCCGTCCAGAAGCTCGTTCCCCTGGCGAATATTCCCGAGGTTCTGGTGAGACTGGTGGCGGAGGGAGACCATGGCTGA
- a CDS encoding chemotaxis protein CheW: protein MENAVVPMELEASEEVVDGLKGKYLTFHIADEDYGIEIRHVTEIIGIQAITDVPDLPEFIRGVINLRGNVIPVMDVRLRFRLPEKPYEERTCIVVVNVDDKTVGLVVDRVNEVVDISDKDIEPPPRTKSESSQYILGMGKIGDQVKILLDVRRLLYSEEMEKFRQKKGE, encoded by the coding sequence ATGGAAAACGCGGTTGTTCCGATGGAGCTTGAAGCCTCGGAAGAGGTTGTCGACGGACTGAAGGGAAAGTATCTGACCTTTCACATCGCCGACGAGGACTACGGCATCGAAATCCGGCACGTGACCGAAATCATCGGCATTCAGGCGATAACCGACGTGCCGGACCTGCCCGAATTTATCCGCGGGGTGATCAATCTGCGTGGCAATGTGATTCCGGTGATGGATGTGCGTCTGCGCTTCCGGCTGCCGGAAAAGCCCTATGAAGAGCGCACCTGCATCGTCGTGGTCAATGTCGACGACAAGACGGTGGGGTTGGTCGTAGACCGGGTGAACGAAGTGGTCGACATCTCCGACAAGGATATCGAACCCCCGCCGCGGACCAAGTCGGAAAGCAGTCAGTATATTCTCGGCATGGGGAAGATTGGTGATCAGGTGAAGATTTTACTCGATGTACGTCGGTTGCTCTACAGCGAGGAGATGGAAAAGTTCAGGCAGAAAAAAGGTGAATGA
- the fliE gene encoding flagellar hook-basal body complex protein FliE: protein MMDRIQLNTRFPAPIAKPAGSAGGLAADFGKALGEIIEKTNSIQQQADQAIGKLQSGENVSLPDVVLTMEKADISMRLLVQMRNKVIEAYQEIMRMQV from the coding sequence ATGATGGACAGAATCCAGCTCAACACCCGATTTCCGGCGCCGATCGCCAAACCCGCAGGAAGCGCCGGCGGCCTGGCGGCCGATTTCGGCAAGGCGCTGGGAGAGATCATCGAAAAAACCAACAGTATTCAACAGCAGGCCGACCAGGCCATCGGCAAACTGCAGAGCGGCGAAAACGTCAGCCTGCCGGACGTGGTGCTTACCATGGAGAAGGCGGACATCTCCATGCGGCTGCTGGTACAGATGCGCAACAAGGTGATCGAGGCCTACCAGGAAATCATGCGGATGCAGGTTTAG
- a CDS encoding chemotaxis protein CheD, whose amino-acid sequence MADLVLGIGDFGATRDPASTIKTYALGSCIAVVLLDPASRTVGMLHFALPDSTINPRKAQEKPGYFADTGIPLLFREMTQVSGGHNVKGWVAKLIGGAAVMQAEDNFNIGKRNILAAKKILWEQGLGPAVEDVGGNYSRTVTVSVMTGEVAISCPGRGQWKI is encoded by the coding sequence ATGGCTGATCTGGTTCTCGGCATTGGTGATTTCGGCGCCACCCGCGATCCGGCAAGTACCATCAAAACCTACGCCTTGGGCAGCTGCATCGCCGTCGTTCTGCTTGATCCGGCGAGCCGTACGGTCGGCATGCTTCATTTCGCCCTGCCCGATTCGACCATCAACCCGCGCAAGGCGCAGGAAAAACCGGGCTATTTCGCCGATACCGGCATCCCTCTGCTGTTTCGGGAAATGACCCAGGTCAGCGGCGGTCACAATGTGAAGGGCTGGGTGGCCAAGCTCATTGGCGGCGCCGCCGTCATGCAGGCCGAGGACAATTTCAATATCGGCAAAAGGAATATTCTGGCCGCCAAGAAGATTCTCTGGGAGCAGGGACTCGGCCCCGCGGTGGAAGACGTAGGCGGCAATTACAGCCGCACGGTGACAGTGTCGGTCATGACCGGAGAGGTGGCCATTTCGTGCCCCGGTCGTGGGCAATGGAAAATCTGA
- the flgB gene encoding flagellar basal body rod protein FlgB, with amino-acid sequence MPGPLLFDKSFATLQKVLELRQKRQQVIASNIANAETPGYHPRRLEFESELQSALTTKGGIKRTRPRHLGSGGDVSSVTGRVRTEMDAVNVDQEMVTLAENQILYEAAVQMLNKKIGLLKYVAQDGR; translated from the coding sequence ATGCCGGGACCGCTACTGTTCGACAAGAGTTTCGCCACCCTGCAGAAGGTTCTCGAGTTGCGGCAGAAACGGCAGCAGGTGATCGCCAGCAACATCGCCAATGCCGAAACGCCCGGGTACCATCCGCGCCGACTGGAATTCGAATCCGAACTGCAAAGCGCCCTGACTACCAAAGGAGGGATCAAAAGAACCCGTCCCCGCCATCTCGGTTCGGGCGGAGATGTCTCCAGCGTCACCGGCAGGGTCCGTACCGAGATGGACGCGGTCAACGTCGACCAGGAGATGGTCACCCTGGCCGAAAACCAGATTCTCTACGAGGCGGCGGTACAGATGCTGAACAAGAAGATCGGACTGCTCAAATACGTCGCCCAAGACGGCCGTTGA
- the flgC gene encoding flagellar basal body rod protein FlgC, translating to MNVFDTMKIGASALKAQRIRLNVISANLANVETTRTPEGGPYRKRNVVFRSTPLDFGRRLDRVTRQAVQGVEVPAIVVNSRPPRMVYEPGHPDADENGYVAKPDINPVEEMTDMLSATKAYEANANVIKAAKRMALKALEIGR from the coding sequence ATGAATGTTTTCGACACCATGAAAATCGGCGCCTCTGCACTGAAGGCGCAACGCATCCGGCTCAACGTCATCAGCGCCAACTTGGCCAACGTCGAGACGACCCGCACCCCGGAAGGCGGCCCCTACCGCAAGCGCAACGTCGTCTTCCGCTCGACCCCCCTCGATTTCGGTCGACGGCTCGACCGGGTGACCCGGCAGGCCGTCCAGGGCGTCGAGGTGCCAGCCATCGTCGTCAACTCCCGTCCGCCCCGCATGGTGTACGAGCCGGGACATCCCGATGCCGACGAAAACGGCTACGTCGCAAAGCCGGACATCAATCCGGTCGAGGAGATGACCGACATGCTGTCGGCGACCAAGGCCTACGAAGCAAACGCCAACGTCATCAAGGCGGCCAAGCGCATGGCGCTCAAGGCCCTTGAAATCGGCCGCTGA
- the fliF gene encoding flagellar basal-body MS-ring/collar protein FliF produces the protein MATEKTEQKSAIGMLQDWPLSRKLSLVGVTLICLIFFAVLIIQARVADYSLLFANLTPTDAAAVVEWLKDRKIPYQLKNDGQAIYIPADKVHESRLQLAGEGLPQGGGVGFEIFDRQSFGMTDFAQKINFRRALQGELARTIASLSPVQGARVHLALPEKRLLRSQQQEPTASVIVKLAAGRRLSRSQINGIVHLVAGSVEGLEPEKVTVVDASGKILNKPEAGLADDNTAPAMLSHQAALESRLEQRAQALLDRALGAGNSLVQVTAQIDFTKTERMEEIYDPKRTAVVSEQVTEEKTGSVSTGGTVGIDSTLSGSQPAVAATPSSRTEETTNYEVSKIVSKYVEPVGKLKSLSVAVLVADRQVQTESGETTFQPRDAKELAAIEQMVRSALGISDKRGDVISVVSMPFETDILAEPIPEPDAMDRINDYLPLIRYLLIAIAGLLAYFLLVRPLIRSLRPEPVPQYKTVEELEQEMLEGGEAALLSAKDPAERLRRQLMQSQSSPTQVVKAWMQEN, from the coding sequence ATGGCTACGGAAAAGACCGAACAGAAATCAGCCATCGGCATGCTGCAGGACTGGCCGCTTTCACGCAAACTGAGTCTGGTCGGGGTCACCCTGATCTGCCTGATCTTCTTTGCCGTTCTGATCATTCAGGCGCGGGTGGCCGACTACAGCCTGCTGTTCGCCAACCTGACCCCGACCGACGCCGCGGCGGTGGTGGAATGGCTCAAGGATCGCAAGATTCCCTACCAGTTGAAGAACGACGGTCAGGCCATCTACATTCCCGCCGACAAGGTGCACGAAAGCCGGCTGCAGCTCGCCGGCGAGGGTCTGCCGCAGGGCGGCGGCGTCGGCTTCGAGATCTTCGACCGGCAGAGCTTCGGCATGACCGATTTTGCCCAGAAGATCAATTTCCGCCGCGCCCTGCAGGGGGAACTCGCCCGCACCATCGCCTCGCTCTCCCCCGTCCAGGGCGCCCGCGTTCATCTCGCCCTGCCGGAAAAACGGCTGCTCCGGTCGCAGCAGCAGGAGCCGACCGCCTCGGTCATCGTCAAGCTCGCCGCCGGCCGGCGCCTGAGCCGGTCGCAGATCAACGGCATCGTCCACCTGGTCGCCGGCAGCGTCGAAGGTCTGGAGCCGGAAAAGGTCACCGTGGTCGACGCCAGCGGCAAGATTCTGAACAAGCCGGAGGCCGGCCTGGCCGACGACAACACCGCCCCGGCCATGCTGTCACACCAGGCGGCCCTCGAGTCGCGGCTGGAACAGCGGGCCCAGGCCCTGCTTGACCGGGCCCTGGGGGCCGGAAACTCCCTGGTTCAGGTCACTGCGCAGATCGATTTCACCAAGACGGAACGGATGGAGGAGATCTACGATCCGAAGCGCACCGCCGTGGTCAGCGAACAGGTGACGGAAGAAAAGACCGGTTCGGTGTCGACCGGCGGCACCGTCGGCATCGACAGCACCCTGAGCGGCAGCCAGCCAGCGGTGGCGGCGACGCCCTCCAGCCGCACCGAAGAGACGACCAACTATGAGGTCAGCAAGATCGTCAGCAAGTACGTCGAACCGGTTGGCAAACTGAAGAGTCTTTCCGTCGCCGTGCTGGTGGCCGACCGGCAGGTGCAGACCGAATCGGGAGAGACGACCTTCCAGCCGCGCGATGCCAAGGAGCTGGCTGCCATCGAACAGATGGTGCGCAGCGCTCTCGGCATCAGCGACAAGCGCGGCGACGTGATCAGCGTCGTCTCCATGCCGTTCGAAACCGACATCCTGGCTGAACCGATCCCCGAGCCGGACGCCATGGACAGGATCAACGACTACCTCCCCCTGATCCGCTACCTGCTGATCGCCATCGCCGGCCTGCTCGCCTACTTCCTGCTGGTCAGACCGCTGATCCGCAGCCTGCGGCCCGAGCCGGTGCCGCAGTACAAGACGGTCGAAGAGCTGGAGCAGGAAATGCTCGAGGGGGGCGAGGCCGCCCTGCTCTCGGCCAAGGACCCGGCGGAACGCCTGCGCCGGCAGCTGATGCAGTCGCAATCGTCGCCAACCCAGGTGGTCAAGGCATGGATGCAGGAGAACTGA
- a CDS encoding CheR family methyltransferase: MNAILPGQEDVMISGSTQISTSPEAVSATGGLLTITDEEFQAIRTLVHERFGINLTEQKKPLVSGRLQKLLRKRGFSTFAAYYDFLQKDSSEKGLSELVDHISTNHTYFNRENDHFVYFQQTALPAVVERLRKERRFDLRIWCAGCSTGEEAYMLLMLMREVLGSDYGNWQAGILATDISSRALAVAREGRYSDEALSQLPENLRRKYFRRTAEGDWQVVDALRQEATFRRFNLMNEVFPFKKPFQIIFCRNVMIYFDQPTRERLIAKFHKLTEKDGYLFIGHSETLARNQSLYRYLQPAAYQKMEG, translated from the coding sequence ATGAACGCGATACTGCCGGGACAGGAGGACGTCATGATCTCTGGTTCGACACAGATCAGCACCTCCCCCGAGGCTGTCAGCGCAACCGGCGGTTTGCTGACCATCACCGACGAGGAATTCCAGGCCATACGGACTCTGGTCCATGAGCGGTTCGGCATCAATCTGACCGAGCAGAAAAAGCCGCTGGTTTCCGGTCGATTGCAGAAGCTGCTGCGTAAACGCGGGTTCAGCACCTTTGCCGCCTATTACGATTTTCTGCAGAAGGACAGCTCGGAAAAGGGGTTGAGCGAGCTGGTCGATCATATCTCGACCAACCACACTTACTTCAACCGGGAGAACGATCATTTCGTCTATTTTCAGCAGACGGCCCTGCCGGCGGTGGTCGAGCGGCTGCGCAAGGAGCGGCGCTTCGACCTGCGCATCTGGTGTGCCGGTTGTTCGACCGGCGAGGAGGCCTACATGCTGTTGATGCTGATGCGCGAGGTTCTCGGCAGTGATTACGGCAACTGGCAAGCAGGCATTCTTGCCACCGACATTTCCAGCAGGGCCCTTGCCGTGGCGAGGGAGGGACGCTACAGCGACGAGGCGTTGTCGCAACTGCCGGAGAACTTGCGCCGCAAGTATTTTCGCCGTACGGCTGAAGGCGACTGGCAGGTTGTCGATGCCCTGCGTCAGGAGGCGACTTTTCGACGTTTCAACCTCATGAACGAGGTGTTTCCGTTCAAAAAGCCGTTTCAGATCATCTTCTGCCGTAATGTGATGATCTATTTCGACCAGCCGACCAGGGAGAGGCTGATAGCCAAGTTTCACAAGCTGACCGAAAAGGACGGCTATCTGTTCATCGGTCATTCGGAAACCCTGGCCCGCAACCAGTCTCTCTATCGCTACCTGCAGCCGGCGGCCTACCAGAAGATGGAGGGTTGA
- a CDS encoding chemotaxis protein CheA produces the protein MSQLTDDQIEIINDFIQESRDMLDNLEPTIIELGQSCQNVDCWSVLDCSNEACSRHGKSLKTACWLDEGYIGDGARRCVFAESESDCRSCQVFTLTNGDPETMNAIFRLFHSMKGSAGFLEFENVSHVAHQAENLLDLIRSGKIMLEEEHVDLLCKTCDFAREALDYIESNYDDEGMAEAGQAIGEELGRVIESAKKKAAKTSDQTDDANPATADGEASVASVFCGDEFLGKFVEEGEELLNAIEELVLAWEKAPDDADLVGELFRSIHSFKGNCGFAGYRQMEHLAHQMESVLDAARQGRSFTGGPPAEVLLQCVDALSKSMALVAAGEKEDVSCMEELGQALEAVLTEKKQPEARQAEAPLPDPEELRLADILVRRGVVAMGTMATLMRTKTRPLVDALIGCEIATKEQIDKAIAEEEKERRKAEDEARKAQKTEKKEMPGAKNVGKVQPAKPVQAVKKPPVQAKRQDIRVDLEKLDKLINLIGEMVIAENMLVHSPDLEGLELENFSKASQQMSKIVRELQEMAMVIRMIPVSGLFRRMIRLVHDLSNKTGKKVEFELEGEETEVDKTVIEQISDPLVHLLRNSLDHGLESPEERLAAGKPEKGLLKLSARHEEGEVWITVEDDGRGLDREKILAKAIDKGLIEGDGSEMSDRAVYNLIFQPGFSTAEKITDISGRGVGMDVVRQNLEKIRGKIEVYSKPGEGTTIKLRIPLTLAIIDGLMVRVGETRCILPLLAVREIFRPLLENLTHTPDGQELVRVRENFIPILRLHRVLDVEPESRCLEDGVLVVLEHQGDRICLLVDEILGQQQTVIKGLSDYLGNVDVAAGCTILGNGDVCLILDVGSMIDLVEEGNCVELEPEQVYFRAG, from the coding sequence ATGAGCCAGCTAACCGACGACCAGATCGAAATCATTAATGACTTTATCCAGGAAAGCCGTGACATGCTCGACAATCTCGAGCCGACCATCATCGAGTTGGGACAGAGCTGTCAAAATGTCGACTGCTGGTCGGTTCTGGACTGTTCCAACGAAGCCTGTTCCCGGCACGGCAAATCACTGAAGACGGCCTGCTGGCTTGACGAAGGCTATATCGGCGATGGCGCCAGAAGGTGCGTCTTTGCCGAAAGCGAAAGCGACTGCCGGAGTTGCCAGGTCTTCACGCTGACCAATGGCGATCCCGAAACCATGAACGCCATTTTTCGCCTTTTCCATTCGATGAAGGGGAGCGCCGGTTTCCTCGAGTTCGAAAACGTTTCCCATGTCGCCCATCAGGCCGAAAATCTGCTCGATCTGATCCGCTCGGGCAAGATCATGCTCGAGGAAGAGCATGTCGATCTGCTCTGCAAAACCTGCGATTTTGCGCGCGAGGCGCTCGATTACATCGAATCGAACTACGACGATGAAGGTATGGCCGAAGCTGGTCAGGCGATCGGCGAGGAGTTGGGGAGGGTCATCGAGTCGGCGAAGAAAAAGGCGGCCAAGACGTCGGATCAAACCGATGATGCCAATCCGGCCACGGCGGATGGCGAGGCTTCCGTTGCGAGTGTTTTTTGTGGTGACGAATTTCTCGGCAAGTTTGTCGAGGAGGGCGAGGAACTGCTCAATGCCATAGAAGAACTGGTGCTGGCCTGGGAGAAGGCCCCCGATGACGCGGACCTTGTCGGGGAATTGTTCCGCAGTATTCACAGTTTCAAGGGCAACTGCGGATTTGCCGGTTACCGGCAGATGGAACATCTGGCGCATCAGATGGAATCGGTGCTCGATGCTGCCCGCCAGGGGCGCTCTTTCACCGGTGGGCCGCCAGCCGAGGTTCTGCTTCAGTGCGTCGATGCCCTGAGCAAATCGATGGCGTTGGTGGCGGCCGGTGAAAAGGAAGACGTTTCCTGCATGGAAGAGCTCGGACAGGCACTGGAAGCGGTACTGACTGAAAAGAAACAACCTGAAGCCAGACAGGCGGAAGCACCGTTGCCCGATCCGGAAGAGTTGCGCCTGGCCGATATCCTCGTTCGTCGCGGGGTGGTCGCCATGGGGACCATGGCCACCCTGATGCGAACCAAGACCCGCCCGCTGGTTGATGCGCTGATCGGCTGCGAGATCGCCACCAAAGAGCAGATCGACAAAGCCATTGCCGAGGAGGAGAAGGAGCGCAGGAAGGCCGAGGACGAGGCCAGGAAGGCGCAAAAGACCGAGAAGAAGGAGATGCCCGGGGCCAAGAATGTCGGCAAGGTGCAGCCTGCCAAACCGGTTCAGGCGGTGAAGAAACCCCCTGTTCAGGCCAAGCGTCAGGACATTCGTGTCGATCTGGAAAAGCTGGACAAGCTGATCAACCTGATCGGCGAGATGGTCATCGCCGAAAACATGCTGGTGCACAGCCCCGACCTGGAAGGTCTGGAACTGGAGAATTTCAGCAAGGCCAGCCAGCAGATGAGCAAGATTGTGCGCGAATTGCAGGAGATGGCGATGGTTATCCGGATGATCCCGGTTTCCGGCCTGTTCCGGCGCATGATCCGGCTGGTGCACGATCTGTCGAACAAGACCGGCAAGAAGGTCGAGTTCGAACTCGAAGGCGAGGAGACCGAGGTCGACAAGACGGTGATCGAACAGATCTCCGATCCGCTGGTCCACCTGCTGCGCAATTCGCTCGACCATGGCCTCGAGTCGCCGGAAGAACGTCTCGCTGCCGGCAAACCCGAGAAGGGACTGCTCAAGCTGAGTGCCCGGCACGAAGAAGGGGAGGTCTGGATCACTGTCGAGGATGACGGCCGCGGGCTCGACCGGGAGAAGATTCTGGCCAAGGCCATCGACAAGGGGCTGATCGAGGGAGACGGCAGCGAAATGAGCGACCGGGCCGTCTACAACCTGATCTTCCAGCCGGGATTTTCCACCGCCGAAAAGATCACCGACATTTCCGGCCGCGGCGTCGGCATGGACGTGGTGCGGCAGAACCTGGAAAAGATCCGCGGCAAGATCGAGGTCTACAGCAAACCGGGAGAAGGTACGACCATCAAGCTGCGCATTCCCTTGACCCTGGCCATCATCGACGGGCTGATGGTGCGCGTCGGCGAGACCCGCTGCATCCTTCCCCTGCTGGCGGTGCGCGAAATCTTCCGTCCTCTGCTCGAGAATCTCACCCACACGCCGGACGGCCAGGAGCTGGTCAGGGTGCGGGAGAATTTCATTCCCATTCTGCGTCTGCACCGGGTACTCGACGTCGAGCCCGAATCACGGTGTCTCGAGGATGGCGTTCTGGTCGTGCTCGAACACCAGGGAGATCGCATCTGTCTGCTGGTTGACGAGATTCTGGGGCAGCAGCAGACGGTGATCAAGGGGCTGTCCGACTATCTCGGCAATGTCGATGTCGCCGCCGGCTGCACCATTCTCGGCAACGGCGATGTCTGTCTGATTCTCGATGTCGGCAGCATGATCGATCTGGTCGAGGAAGGAAACTGCGTTGAACTCGAGCCGGAGCAGGTCTATTTCAGGGCCGGCTGA
- a CDS encoding tetratricopeptide repeat protein, whose protein sequence is MRLTPALQRFARLTALLITAMSLMSGSALAAEAAPTLTDIEASGTPASTRLILDFNRIPNYRLKTLGQKVEIRLFDTTYGAGIRRLPEDDKIVKVLLARDRKSLVVSCLLRRMPGNVVATPDIRLHRLYIDIRWEQESGVRPAIVFDLPGMPRFRKKGVELKPTGAAHSVWSGNWRGFLRASHTPVFIEVQPAWTFPYLSPPTSLDDSWRNAYAKADWQGLSTLPQKDLGEAEQLALFEAFIRLGRYEDAERENLVLQQHEQLNDPNRRLYLQAQLQLRTARIFDARVSLDRMENPTEDLRLLATLLKAETALALDRPQEATGILQTIDVPLTRGLAQKLELRRIDTLVLAGKNEEAVAAYQKLGPELDRSPFSLALLAAAAQRAHRPDVAGMAFDKLSRLPDLPRDQKLLARFAALTINRTPQQIITAFDELQQIRWLEPDSEAARRVVLRLTDIMAPADNPTGLENQLADYLEIAEQATRFDLRLEAALKAAVLLHLTKNDRAAVEQLEKILRQFHRGRLREDAVALLTEILPDTINGYLADGKAVKALALVERHRNLLIQQYMSWDFLSTIARAFNDLELLERANRIFLFLYDRVENRQRKGEACLALAQNYQRLGEPELTVEYAQRAAKLLKGHRDRNRAITLELVARSRLESAEAALTWLEKRTDLPDNTEGLRAAADLYWQTGNYERAAELLQTLENREELAPAEKLRLAEACYRAGRIKLALKHFRQLVKQKLFTGQANYRIGCLLLRQDRIDEGSRLLRQVAESASSTNLWKKLAAERLRELTL, encoded by the coding sequence ATGAGACTCACGCCTGCCCTTCAAAGATTCGCCCGGTTGACGGCGCTACTGATCACGGCCATGTCGCTGATGTCCGGTTCGGCCCTGGCTGCCGAGGCGGCGCCGACCCTGACCGACATCGAGGCAAGTGGAACCCCCGCTTCGACCCGACTGATACTCGATTTCAACCGCATCCCCAACTACCGCCTGAAAACCCTGGGACAGAAAGTGGAGATACGGCTTTTCGACACAACTTACGGCGCCGGCATCAGGCGCCTGCCCGAAGACGACAAGATCGTCAAGGTGCTGCTGGCGCGTGATCGAAAGAGCCTGGTCGTTTCCTGTCTGTTGCGACGAATGCCCGGAAACGTGGTCGCGACCCCGGACATCCGGCTGCACAGGCTCTACATCGACATCCGCTGGGAACAGGAATCCGGCGTCCGTCCCGCAATCGTTTTCGATCTGCCCGGGATGCCCCGCTTCCGAAAGAAGGGGGTCGAGCTGAAACCGACGGGCGCCGCCCATTCGGTCTGGAGCGGCAACTGGCGCGGATTTCTGCGAGCCTCCCACACGCCGGTCTTCATCGAAGTACAACCGGCATGGACCTTCCCCTATCTGTCGCCGCCGACATCCCTGGACGACAGCTGGCGAAACGCCTACGCCAAAGCCGACTGGCAGGGCCTGAGCACCCTGCCGCAAAAGGACCTCGGCGAAGCAGAACAGCTTGCGCTTTTCGAAGCCTTCATCCGTCTGGGCCGCTATGAGGACGCCGAGCGGGAAAACCTGGTTCTGCAGCAACATGAACAACTGAACGACCCCAACCGCCGCCTCTATCTGCAGGCGCAGCTGCAGCTGCGCACCGCACGGATCTTCGATGCCCGGGTCAGCCTCGACCGAATGGAGAATCCGACAGAGGATCTACGGCTCCTGGCCACCCTGCTGAAAGCGGAGACAGCTCTGGCCCTTGATCGCCCGCAGGAAGCAACCGGCATTCTGCAGACGATCGACGTCCCCCTCACCCGGGGACTGGCGCAAAAATTGGAACTGCGGCGGATCGACACCCTGGTCCTGGCCGGCAAGAACGAAGAAGCCGTTGCCGCCTACCAGAAGCTCGGCCCCGAACTTGATCGGTCGCCCTTCAGCCTGGCCCTGCTGGCCGCGGCTGCGCAGCGGGCTCACCGGCCCGACGTCGCCGGAATGGCCTTCGACAAGCTCTCGCGACTGCCAGATCTGCCGCGCGACCAAAAGCTTTTGGCCCGTTTCGCCGCTCTGACCATCAACAGGACGCCACAACAGATCATCACCGCCTTCGACGAACTGCAGCAGATCCGCTGGCTGGAACCCGATTCCGAAGCCGCCCGGCGCGTTGTCCTGCGCCTGACTGACATCATGGCTCCGGCCGACAATCCGACCGGACTTGAGAACCAGCTCGCCGACTATCTCGAAATCGCCGAGCAGGCGACCCGGTTCGACCTGCGGCTCGAGGCGGCCCTGAAGGCCGCCGTCCTGCTGCACCTGACCAAAAACGACCGGGCGGCGGTCGAGCAGCTGGAAAAGATTCTCCGGCAGTTCCACCGCGGGCGCCTGCGTGAAGACGCGGTCGCCCTGCTGACCGAGATTTTGCCGGATACCATCAACGGCTATCTGGCCGACGGGAAGGCCGTCAAGGCCCTGGCCCTGGTCGAGCGTCACCGCAACCTGCTGATCCAGCAGTACATGTCGTGGGATTTTCTCTCCACCATCGCCAGGGCCTTCAACGATCTCGAACTGCTCGAGCGCGCCAACCGCATTTTTCTCTTTCTCTACGACCGGGTCGAAAACCGGCAGCGCAAGGGAGAGGCCTGCCTGGCTCTGGCGCAAAATTATCAGCGCCTCGGTGAACCGGAGCTGACCGTCGAATATGCGCAAAGGGCAGCCAAACTGCTGAAAGGACACCGTGATCGAAACCGGGCTATCACTTTGGAACTCGTGGCGCGCAGCCGGCTCGAATCGGCCGAGGCGGCCCTGACCTGGCTGGAAAAACGGACCGACCTTCCGGACAACACCGAGGGTCTGCGCGCGGCCGCCGATCTCTACTGGCAGACCGGCAACTATGAACGTGCCGCCGAACTGCTGCAGACGCTCGAAAACAGGGAAGAACTCGCTCCTGCCGAAAAGCTGCGTCTCGCTGAAGCCTGCTATCGGGCCGGCCGGATCAAGCTGGCACTGAAACATTTCCGGCAGCTGGTGAAGCAGAAGCTCTTCACCGGCCAGGCCAACTACCGGATCGGCTGCCTCCTGCTCCGTCAGGACCGGATCGACGAGGGCAGCCGGCTGTTGCGGCAGGTGGCCGAATCGGCCTCGTCGACAAACCTGTGGAAGAAACTGGCAGCGGAAAGGCTGCGTGAACTGACCCTGTAG